CTCCTTCAGTGTTGCCGTTCAAGCAGATCAGGAATTATTTAATTTTGCTTGGGATAAAAAAATTGTGATTGTGAGTCCGTCTACCTTATTGGCAACCCTTCGAACAATTGCATCGGTTTGGAAACAGGAGCGTCAAACAAAAAATGCGATTGAAATTGCGAAACAAAGTGGTGCCTTGTATGATAAGTTTGTTGGCTTTGTAGAAGATATGGATAAGATTGGAAAAAGTATTGATGCCTCACATACGGCTTATGAAAATGCGATTAATAAATTACACAAAGGAAGTGGAAATTTAGTGAAGCGAGCACAAGATATTGAAAAGTTGGGTGCAAAAACATCTAAACAAATTGCTTCAAAATATATTGAAAATAACGAAACACCATCACTAACGGAAGGTTCGGATCAATAAAATGAAACAAACGTATTTATATATTTTCTTTTTAAGTGTTATTGTTGCTTGCGGCACAAGTAGAAAAGCGGAGCCAACCACTGCCCCTGCATCCAATTATAAGCATGATAATAATACGATTCATCCTGAATTTACTATTTTTCATGCAAGTGATGACCTTACCGAATTGCATTATAAAATAAACAGTAAAGAATTGTTATATACCCGCCCGGATGGAATTACTTTTTCTTCCAATGTTTTAATCTCTTATCGTTTGTTTAGCAACTTTGATTCAAAAGATGTAATTGATAGTGCTAGCGTTAGATTGGTGGATGTGGGTAACGAAAATGCGAATAAATTTTTTGGTCGGTAAAATGAATGTAAAGGCAGTTACTCCAAGGAGTTATTATTTACGCATAACCATAACGGATTTAAACCGAAATATCAGTGTTGCGAGCGGAATGGAAATTGAAAAAGATAACGATTTAAATCGACAAAATTTTTTGGTGAAATCCAAAGCAACAGAGGCGCCTCTTTTTCATAACTACTTTAAGCTAAATGAAGAACTGGTAATCAGTTACAAAGCAAAAATGGCCGTTACACTTTTTGTAAGATATTACAAGAGAGAATTCCCATTGGCAGCTCCTCCGTTTTCTATTACAGATCCGAAACCTTTTATGTACAAGGCGGACAGTTTGTTTACGATTCAATTGGATCAACAAGGAAATGCAAATTTCTCTACATCAAAAAAAGGATTTTATCATTTTCAATTGGATACTACCAAAAGAATCGGATTGACGCTGTTTAATTTTTCTGAAACATTTCCTGAAATCAAGAAGGCGGAAGATCTTATTCCTCCTTTGCGTTTTATTACTTCCAAACAGGAATACGATGAACTACTTGCTAGCCCTAATCCAAAAGCTGCAGTTGAAAAATTCTGGATGAATTGCACTGGGAACCAAGATAGAGCCAAAGAAATCATTCGTAAATACTATAACCGTGAAAAAGATGCAAACCTGTTTTTTACTTCTTATATCGAAGGATGGAAAACCGATCGAGGAATGATTTATTTGATTTATGGAGCTCCGAATGTGATTTACAGAACGGCTTATGCCGAAACCTGGACATATGGAGAAGTTAATAATATCAATTCGTTGAGCTATTCGTTCTCTAAAGTAGATAATCCGTTTACAGATAATGATTATATATTGGAACGCTCTGCAGTTTATAAACAAAATTGGGGCATCGCTGTGGACATTTGGCGACAAGGCAGAACCTATTTACAAGATTAATACAACAAATTATGCAAACAAAACAACAAAAGAAAGAAGAAGAAAGTTTGATTTTTGGATTACGTCCAATTATTGAATCAATTAATGCCGGGAAAGAAATTGATAAACTGTTAGTGCAAAGTGGATTGAAGGGTGAGTTGGTAAGTCAGTTGATGGGTTTGCTAAAACAACACAATATTCCGTATCAATATGTTCCTGTCGAAAAGTTAAATCGACTAACAGCTAAAAATCATCAAGGTGTTGTTGGATATATTTCATCCATCAGTTATTATAAAATTGCGGATGTTTTACCGGGTGTGTTTGAAGAAGGGAAAGTTCCCTTGTTGCTTATTCTAGATCGTATTACAGATGTGCGGAATT
This Bacteroidota bacterium DNA region includes the following protein-coding sequences:
- a CDS encoding GWxTD domain-containing protein; its protein translation is MRINFLVGKMNVKAVTPRSYYLRITITDLNRNISVASGMEIEKDNDLNRQNFLVKSKATEAPLFHNYFKLNEELVISYKAKMAVTLFVRYYKREFPLAAPPFSITDPKPFMYKADSLFTIQLDQQGNANFSTSKKGFYHFQLDTTKRIGLTLFNFSETFPEIKKAEDLIPPLRFITSKQEYDELLASPNPKAAVEKFWMNCTGNQDRAKEIIRKYYNREKDANLFFTSYIEGWKTDRGMIYLIYGAPNVIYRTAYAETWTYGEVNNINSLSYSFSKVDNPFTDNDYILERSAVYKQNWGIAVDIWRQGRTYLQD